In Zingiber officinale cultivar Zhangliang chromosome 1A, Zo_v1.1, whole genome shotgun sequence, a genomic segment contains:
- the LOC122011020 gene encoding BES1/BZR1 homolog protein 2-like, with protein sequence MEGLRKHGGYDLPARADVNDVLRALAAEAGWVVEHDGTTYRRAASQNLVPSVSTAVARARSSGVGAGDGGICTAVAAAPEPAEQGLFMFPIRTNEGFGAGAGFPDMCVVDGGGAAPGAYASLPEEWTWGQPRA encoded by the exons ATGGAGGGCCTCCGGAAACACGGCGGCTACGACCTCCCTGCCCGTGCCGATGTCAACGACGTCCTCCGCGCTCTCGCTGCCGAGGCCGGGTGGGTCGTCGAGCACGACGGCACCACCTACCGTCGCGCCGCCTCGCAAAACCTC GTGCCTTCGGTCTCGACCGCGGTCGCTCGGGCGAGGAGCAGTGGCGTAGGCGCCGGCGACGGAGGAATATGTACGGCGGTCGCGGCTGCTCCTGAGCCGGCAGAACAGGGGCTGTTTATGTTTCCAATTCGGACGAACGAGGGCTTCGGCGCCGGAGCCGGCTTCCCGGACATGTGCGTCGTCGACGGAGGTGGCGCCGCTCCTGGCGCGTACGCGTCGCTGCCGGAGGAGTGGACTTGGGGGCAGCCGCGCGCTTGA
- the LOC122004893 gene encoding uncharacterized protein LOC122004893, translating to MSSIPVKENGGVSFPYPMLSPHNYTVWAIKTEAILDAQGVWEAVEPAEGAQVDAKKDKKARAYILQCVPEDIILQIATKKTAKEVWDSLKTRYLGSDRVKKARVQTLKSEFDALRMKETETIDEFAGKLSALSSKFSTLGVTLEDSSLVKKLLDSVPDKFFPIVAGIEQFYDLESIPFEEAIGRLKAYEERTLPLRSNTNDTEGELLLTHAEWQMRQKGSNVDTSSGGKGCGSSSPSRGKWRGRGRGCGRGRGRGTQRQDSAGGTSGNNSG from the coding sequence ATGTCGAGCATCCCAGTAAAGGAGAACGGCGGAGTGTCATTTCCCTATCCGATGCTAAGTCCTCACAATTATACTGTGTGGGCAATAAAGACAGAGGCGATCCTTGATGCCCAGGGAGTCTGGGAGGCGGTGGAGCCAGCGGAAGGAGCCCAGGTGGATGCAAAGAAGGACAAAAAGGCACGTGCATATATCCTGCAgtgtgtccccgaagacatcaTTCTCCAGATCGCAACAAAAAAGACGGCGAAGGAAGTCTGGGACAGCCTCAAGACGAGGTACCTTGGTAGTGATCGGGTGAAGAAGGCACGTGTACAAACATTGAAGAGCGAGTTCGACGCTCTCCGGATGAAAGAGACCGAAacgattgatgagtttgctggcaaactcaGTGCCCTAAGCAGCAAGTTCTCCACCCTTGGTGTCACGCTTGAAGATTCCTCGTTGGTAAAAAAATTGCTCGATTCTGTCCCTGATAAATTCTTTCCTATTGTTGCTGGTATTGAGCAATTCTACGACCTTGAGTCTATACCATTTGAGGAGGCTATAGGGCGACTGAAGGCGTACGAAGAACGAACGCTACCACTACGCAGCAACACCAACGACACTGAAGGTGAGCTCCTATTAACCCATGCCGAATGGCAAATGCGACAGAAGGGGAGCAACGTGGACACTTCGTCAGGAGGAAAGGGGTGTGGGTCCAGCAGCCCTAGTCGTGGCAAATGGCGTGGACGTGGGCGAGGGTGCGGTCGTGGTCGTGGTCGTGGTACGCAACGCCAAGACAGTGCAGGAGGGACTAGCGGCAACAACAGTGgctag
- the LOC122037932 gene encoding kxDL motif-containing protein 1-like isoform X2 gives MAARGGETGLEESGCIRAASEEVSRQFGTLVNAEDVESIKKLQYFILGRLQDSNAVLSHFNEFSERCYTEVSGDLTRNVRLLKSMKSDLDHIFMKLRNIKAKLKAAHPDAFPDDSTSKIIDQRPDLETPL, from the exons atGGCGGCAAGGGGAGGGGAGACGGGATTGGAGGagagtgggtgcatcagggcggCGTCTGAAGAGGTCTCTCGCCAATTCGGAACCCTAGTGAACGCCGAAGATGTTGAGTCTATCAAGAAGCTTCAGTATTTCAT ATTGGGAAGATTGCAGGACAGTAATGCAGTTCTTTCACACTTCAATGAGTTCTCAGAACGGTGCTATACTGAGGTATCGGGTGACTTAACAAGAAATGTTCGACTCTTGAAATCCATGAAATCCGATCTAGACCACATCTTCATGAAACTGAG GAACATCAAGGCAAAACTGAAGGCTGCACATCCTGATGCCTTCCCCGATGATTCAACTTCAAAGATAATTGATCAAAGGCCTGACCTCGAGACGCCTCTTTGA
- the LOC122037932 gene encoding uncharacterized protein LOC122037932 isoform X1, translated as MAARGGETGLEESGCIRAASEEVSRQFGTLVNAEDVESIKKLQYFILGRLQDSNAVLSHFNEFSERCYTEVSGDLTRNVRLLKSMKSDLDHIFMKLSRNIKAKLKAAHPDAFPDDSTSKIIDQRPDLETPL; from the exons atGGCGGCAAGGGGAGGGGAGACGGGATTGGAGGagagtgggtgcatcagggcggCGTCTGAAGAGGTCTCTCGCCAATTCGGAACCCTAGTGAACGCCGAAGATGTTGAGTCTATCAAGAAGCTTCAGTATTTCAT ATTGGGAAGATTGCAGGACAGTAATGCAGTTCTTTCACACTTCAATGAGTTCTCAGAACGGTGCTATACTGAGGTATCGGGTGACTTAACAAGAAATGTTCGACTCTTGAAATCCATGAAATCCGATCTAGACCACATCTTCATGAAACTGAG CAGGAACATCAAGGCAAAACTGAAGGCTGCACATCCTGATGCCTTCCCCGATGATTCAACTTCAAAGATAATTGATCAAAGGCCTGACCTCGAGACGCCTCTTTGA